The Bos taurus isolate L1 Dominette 01449 registration number 42190680 breed Hereford chromosome 18, ARS-UCD2.0, whole genome shotgun sequence genome has a window encoding:
- the CAPN12 gene encoding calpain-12 has translation MACGSRRVTIQLVNEETGPETKGPKLFRGQNYKAIRAACLDEGILFQDPYFPAGPDALGYDQLGPHSEKAKGVEWKRPHEFCTEPQFICEDMSRTDVCQGRLGNCWFLAAAASLTLYPRLLSRVVPPGQGFQHGYAGVFHFQLWQFGHWVDVVVDDRLPVCKGKLMFVCSDQRNEFWAPLLEKAYAKLHGSYEVMRGGHMNEAFVDFTGGVGEVLYLKKDTPNPPGIFSILRHALAKESLVGATALSDRGEYRTEDGLVKGHAYSVTGTHKVSLGFTRVRLLRLRNPWGRVEWNGAWSDSCPRWDALPTEWRDALLVKKEDGEFWMELLDFFRHFDTIQICSLSPEVLGPSPAGGGWHIHTFQGRWVRGFNSGGSQPGAETFWTNPQFRLTLLEPDEEDEEEDGSLGCWGAAGARGPARGARTPKCTVLLSLIQRNQRRLRAQGLRYLTVGFHVFQIPEELLGLWDSPRSRAHLSGLLRADRSPFCARRDVSRRCRLRPGHYLVVPSAARAGDEADFTLRVFSERRHTAAEVDDVISADLHALMVPYIPLELELQQLFQELAGEEEELGAPQLQILLSIALEPARAHAQTPREIGLRTCEQLLQCFGHGGSLDLYHFQQLWGHLLEWQATFDKFDEDASGTMNSYELRLALNAAGFHLNNQLTQALTSRYRDSRLRVDFERFVSCMAQLICVFRYCSQHLDGGEGVVCLTHRQWMQVATFS, from the exons ATGGCGTGTGGCAGCAGGAGAGTCACCATCCAGTTGGTTAACGAGGAGACGGGGCCTGAAACCAAGGGCCCAAAGCTCTTTCGGGGCCAGAACTACAAAGCAATCCGAGCAGCCTGCCTGGATGAGGGGATCCTGTTCCAAGACCCCTACTTCCCTGCTGGCCCTGATGCCCTTGGCTACGACCAGCTGGGGCCCCACTCGGAGAAGGCCAAAGGGGTGGAATGGAAGAGGCCCCAC GAGTTTTGCACTGAGCCCCAGTTCATCTGTGAGGACATGAGTAGAACAGACGTGTGTCAGGGGAGACTGG GTAACTGCTGGTTTCTTGCGGCTGCTGCCTCCCTCACTCTGTACCCCCGACTCCTGTCCCGAGTGGTCCCCCCGGGACAGGGCTTCCAACATGGCTACGCAGGTGTCTTCCACTTCCAG CTCTGGCAGTTTGGCCACTGGGTGGACGTCGTGGTGGACGACAGGCTGCCTGTGTGCAAGGGGAAGCTGATGTTCGTGTGCTCCGATCAGCGGAACGAGTTCTGGGCTCCGCTCCTGGAAAAGGCCTATGCTAA GCTCCACGGCTCCTATGAGGTGATGCGAGGCGGCCACATGAATGAGGCTTTTGTGGACTTCACAGGGGGCGTAGGTGAGGTGCTTTACCTGAAGAAGGACACTCCAAACCCTCCGGGCATCTTCTCCATCCTGCGCCATGCCCTGGCCAAGGAGTCCCTCGTGGGGGCCACTGCCCTG AGTGATCGGGGTGAATACCGGACAGAAGACGGGCTGGTGAAGGGACACGCATATTCAGTCACGGGCACACACAAG GTGTCACTGGGCTTCACCAGGGTGCGGCTGCTGCGGCTGCGGAATCCATGGGGCCGAGTGGAGTGGAATGGGGCCTGGAGCGACAG CTGCCCACGCTGGGATGCGCTCCCTACAGAGTGGCGAGATGCCTTGCTGGTGAAAAAGGAGGATGGTGAGTTCTG GATGGAGCTGCTGGACTTCTTCCGCCACTTCGACACCATCCAGATCTGCTCGCTGAGCCCCGAGGTGCTAGGCCCCAGCCCGGCTGGAGGCGGCTGGCACATCCACACCTTCCAAGGCCGCTGGGTGCGCGGCTTCAACTCTGGCGGGAGCCAGCCTGGTGCCG AAACCTTCTGGACTAACCCCCAGTTCCGGCTGACGCTGCTGGAGCCTGATGAAGAGGATGAGGAAGAGGATGGGTCCTTGGGGTGCTGGGGGGCAGCAGGGGCACGGGGCCCCGCACGGGGTGCTCGCACCCCCAAATGCACTGTTCTCCTGTCACTCATCCAGCGCAACCAGCGGCGCCTGAGGGCCCAGGGCCTCAGATACCTGACCGTGGGCTTCCACGTGTTCCAG ATCCCAGAGGAG CTACTGGGCCTGTGGGACTCCCCGAGGAGTCGCGCGCATTTGTCCGGCCTGCTGCGCGCCGACCGCTCACCATTCTGCGCCCGCCGCGACGTGAGCCGCCGCTGCCGCCTGCGCCCGGGCCACTACCTGGTGGTGCCCAGCGCCGCCCGTGCCGGCGATGAGGCCGACTTTACGCTGCGCGTGTTCTCTGAGCGCCGCCACACTGCCGC GGAGGTAGATGACGTGATCAGCGCCGACCTGCACGCCCTTATG GTCCCCTACATTCCCCTGGAGCTGGAGTTGCAGCAGCTTTTTCAGGAGCTGGCAGGAGAG GAGGAAGAACTTGGCGCCCCTCAGCTCCAGATCTTGTTAAGCATCGCCCTGGAGCCTG CCAGGGCCCATGCCCAGACCCCCAGAGAAATCGGGCTCAGGACCTGTGAGCAGCTGCTGCAATGTTTTGGG CATGGGGGAAGCCTGGACTTGTACCACTTCCAGCAGCTCTGGGGCCACCTCCTGGAGTGGCAG GCCACATTCGATAAGTTCGACGAGGACGCCTCTGGAACCATGAACTCCTATGAGCTGAGGCTGGCGCTGAATGCGGCGG GCTTCCACCTGAACAACCAGCTGACCCAGGCTCTCACGAGCCGATACCGTGACAGCCGCCTGCGTGTGGACTTTGAGCGCTTCGTGTCCTGCATGGCCCAGCTCATCTGCGTCTTCC GCTACTGCAGCCAGCACCTGGATGGGGGCGAGGGGGTCGTCTGCCTGACCCACAGACAG TGGATGCAGGTGGCCACCTTCTCCTAG